GAAGGGCAGATGGTGGAGTGCTCTGAGGACTGTCCTTCAGTCTATGACACCTACAAGCTACGTGAGGCCTACTCCTGTGTGGTGACTGATGGCGCCTGGGTACTCTACGACCTCCCCAACTACAGGGGGCACCAGTACCTCCTGGAGCGGGGCGAGTACCGCCAGCACAGCGACTGGGGGGCGTCCTCGCCTGGTGTTGGTTCCTTCCGCAGGATCACAGAGTTTTAACTCTACCTCAGCTTTAGCTTTGATCAGAAAGTGAAAGACCTTTCCAGATACCTACACTGACATAACACCACCAATAAATGAGAAGCAAACCCTGATCTGATCGTTCTTATGGATTTTCTTGAAATGTGTCAACCACTGGTTTGCAATTACTggaaaatgaaattttaaataCAGCATATATTATTTCATAGTTTAATTCGACTAATTTGGGATATTAAACACTGACATTGTTTTCTCACAATCACAACTTCAAGGGGTAGTTTTCCATAAAGTTGAGATCGAAATCAAATCAACAGGGGCCGAGATATCCTGAATTTCAGGcctcccataatgcaactcagtaGCTTCTTTCATGAGACCCATCCTGAAAGCTGTCATACACCCATACCTTTTAACTCCATGTCCCCAACTTATAACACATGCTTCAAATGTTCAGTCTCCAAACTCAAAATGAGACGAACGGAAAATGACAAAGGAGAAAGGTGAAGGTCTGCCTAATAAAGATAATTAAATCGTGAAGATGATGACATATCTCATCGTCATTGTTTGATGAGTCTGAACTTGTCCTCTGCACTTCATTTCCATGCTTTGTATAACTTTCACCAGAGAGGAAATCAGTGGAATCATTGACTCTGACTTCATCTTCACACGATTCCCCTGCAGCCAACAACACTGTTCTTGCAAGCATGTGAACATGGAAACATTTTACTGTAACTGGAAAGAATAACATTCCTGTGATAAACCTGTTCTGGGATCAGTTTAAATTTTAAATATACATAAATCCTTCGAACCAGCAAGACATGGTCATTGGCTCCAGCAGAGACGTGTAATGGACAAGAAAGGTGATTTAAGTGACTTTGAATGTGACATGGTTGTTGGGCTGGTTTGAGTATTTCAGAAACTGCTGACTGTCATATTTGATGataggacccaaatgcagatgCCTGAGGCAGAGCTAATGCAGGTCAGTGATTCTATTCACGCAATGAGGTACGAGGGCTTATGGGATGGTAAAAACCAGAGAAGAAGGTCCAGAAGGGCAaagaaatatgacaaagtgcagATAATGCTTCAATAAACAGGCAAGGTCTATATAGGAAACTACTGGCAGGAACAACAGAAGACGATGATACTGAGTCTAGAAAGCAAGACATGAAGCACACTGCAACTTAAAGATCTGGCAGAGAACAAAGCAAGTGATATGGCAAGTTAGTGGCCGATGAGGGAACTGTGTGGTTGGGTGGGGCATTCAGGTAATGGGGAAAGGAGAGATAATCCAAGGATATGCACCTGATTTGGGTATTGTCACTGGCCATGTCCATCCCTTCATGAAACAGGGCATCCATCTTCTAATGGTGACTCCCAGCAGGATAACATGCCATGTCACAAAGCTCACATCATCTCTGGTTTCTTGAACATGACAAGTTCTCTGTACTCAAACAGCctccacagtcaccagatctcagCTCAATAGAGCCCCTTTTGGATGAGGTGCAATGGGAGACTGGCATCAGGAATGTGCAGCAGACAAGTCTACAGCTACTGCGTAATGCTATCATGTCAATAAGACTTTGGCACTATGTCTGCAATGTTCACGATTGTTCCCGGCACTGAACCGAACCTTATGGTGGTGTCAGCTCAGAAATTCACATCAGATTTGGCTGCAACTAAACGTGTCATTTCGTTCAGAGGATTTGTCGTTTTGCTGGAGAATAACACCATGTCCATTGTAGCTGTAAGCGAAACAtgagttcagatttttttgtccaACTGCTATGTCCAAGGCCATGCATGCACATTGTTTAATATGAATAAGTTCTGTGGTGTGTGTCCCCCTCTCCTGTAAAGTATCTGGTGCCTTCCTGCCTTCCTGCGGTGTCACTGACTCAGCTCAAAGCGTTTCATATCAAACCAGATGTCCTGCAGTggccttgtttttgtcagcacGCTTTGCTGCATCCAGTAGCTTTGGGCTGCTTTGCACtttgcatttgcattgtttAGGGATTCACTGCTTTGGAACAATGTGATAAGCCTGGATAAATATTTGAACCTCTGATTGAATAATCCAGTTCACACAAAGCAAACCATGTGCTTAGTTTTATTGTTCTTGGTCTGTATAAAGAGAATATTGGAAGTggctgctgaaatgttttatatCACAGCAAAGCTATTGATTAACTATGGAGAAGGTAGATTACACACATTTAGTGCCACATATTTAATGTTAAGACTATGTGCGTGTATATAAAACGTGTAGCTTTTATAAAGCCACTTCACAGTTGACAATCCTattttaaagtctgtttttattctcgTTTCAGATCACCTTCTACGAGGACAGAAACTTCCAGGGTCGGTTCCATGAGTGCGACAGTGACTCCAGCGACCTGCACTCGTACCTCAGCCGCTGCAACTCCatcagggtggagggaggatTCTGGGTCATCTATGAGAGACCAAACTACATGGGCTACCAGTATGTGCTGAACCCGGGAGAGTATCCAGACTACCAGCGCTGGCTGGGCATCAACGACACCATCAGATCCTGTCGCATCATCAGGAATGTAAGTCAAAAGAGATAAATAATGCCAGACCAGACATTTCCTGTAAATCATGTACAACTATTTTCCAAAGCGTGTCACAGTATTGTAGTCTATGATTGTTATGTTTTAATTCTGTAATCACTACATCATGTCAAGTCATAATGGGTGGTTGTAACATTGAACtcatctgctgatgaaaacCATGAGATCTAGCTGAAAGCTGGAAGAAGTGAGTAAGTTTTTGTCATCTGTAATGTCACTCAGCTCTTCCCTTCAGCTCAAAACAGGAATCAGAAACCAATAATGGATACAGTTTTCCTTCGACAAGCTTTAATAGCAGAAAACGTTCAGTGtcctttatttctttcctcCAGGTGGGGAATTTGTGGAGGCTGAAGGTTTGGGAGAGGCCAAATTTTGAGGGTCAGTCGATGGAGGTGGCAGACAACATGCCTGCTTTCCAGGAGCGCTGGCACAGCCGAGAAGTCCACTCCTGCAAGGTTTTCGACGGTGCCTGGGTCTTCTATGAGCATCCCAATTACAGGGGGCGCCAGTACCTGCTGGAGAGGGGCATGTACAGGCGGTCCACTGAGTGGGGGGGCGTGCAGCCCACTGTTGGATCCATTCGCCGGGTGAAGGAACACTAGCCATGAAAATCAGAAAAGAGCAAAGAGCCTGAACcttgaaaaataaagtcattatACGAAGTGAGTTACTTATGTGCcatcttcatctttttcacaAAAAATCTGCATAATATCACAAATTTGATGTCACATATTTAAAGTCTTTCAGACTTTAAACACATTTAGTTTGCCACTTAAATACAGGCACATTTACATAATGCATACTTGGATGTTCAGTAATGTTGTTGGTAATTTGATGCACTCGCAAATAGCGTTAAATAGGATTGGTATGATTTTACATAAACCAAAAAACcaacacagctgaaacaacagaaaacacagatctCATTAACAATTGCACTTTaatccatttgttttcattatcatgaaatatatatattttttaaatgcaacCATTTTATCTCAGTTTGTGTACATTCTCCATACTGCTAATATGCACATACTGCACCTGGCTATATCTTTTAGATGCATTTATAGGTCTGGTAATACTGTAAATAgttcaaatcacaacaacaaataatatgAGCTTATAATAAGCTGATGTGGTTTTAAATTGGTGCAAATTGTAATTATCAGGGTCTGAAAGTATATGCTACAAAAACTACACAGATATTGCATACAGCACTGCACACGAGACACAATATTACAGCATGAAGCagtaaaacagagcagaatctccactaagaaacaaaacaaccaacATTATTTAATACACTCAAATTTTCTGCATCAACACGAGAGCAATCAGACACTGCACTACTGCAATTGCAGCATCAGCTAATGTACCAAAGTTAGTGGAGAGCTCATTTGAATGACAATAATTCTACTGGCACTGCATTTCATCAGGCTTTATATGAAGGTGGAGCATCAGTGATGCACTGCAAATGAGGGGCTTTAATTTTATTGGGAAAGGAAGAACATAAGCTGATTATGGAGCGCACGGGAAAGGTGAGTACTGTGACTGTTCAGTACAGTGATACCATGATGCACTTCATACTGTCTGATGGATTGTTTCTAAATGTACTCCAAGAATCAGGTTGATGGTGGTGTCATTTAACAGCAAGTTCTTGTATATATAATCTAAAGAGCTATACAGACTTAAAGCACTGCCTCATTTTTTGCTGCTCCTGTTCAGAGACTTTGTTTAATTAGGCCAAAATGAGCTAATTGGCCAAATGTTTCAAAACTGGGGCAGCATAGcatgctgaaaacacaacatctgaCGTTATGGCATCAAAAGACGTTCAATGGGACAAGAAAAATGAGCAGTTGCATGCTGTAAACGTCGTCCATATATTACAGATTGGCTGCCTGCTTCAAATTCGACCTACTGTACTGACATTGGATCATCTGGATAGATTGCTGGCTTGCTTATAACCTGTCTAACTGTTTCTTGCCCTGTCAGACTTTGTTGTCTCGTTGTTGATCCCGATGTCAGCAAATATATATTTTGGTGATTGTGGTGTCATTAATGATAGTAGCGATGGATATGACAGTATGAAAAGAAGCCCAGAGCTGTGATAAACTAGAGTTATGTGGCTGAGTGGATTGCGGTCATCCATttatcaggaggtcggtggcctcagcagtctacatgtcgaagtaCCCTTGACcgagacactgaaccccaaattggTGTTGGGg
The sequence above is a segment of the Chaetodon auriga isolate fChaAug3 chromosome 23, fChaAug3.hap1, whole genome shotgun sequence genome. Coding sequences within it:
- the LOC143315918 gene encoding gamma-crystallin S-1-like; this translates as MEKITFYEDRNFQGRFHECDSDSSDLHSYLSRCNSIRVEGGFWVIYERPNYMGYQYVLNPGEYPDYQRWLGINDTIRSCRIIRNVGNLWRLKVWERPNFEGQSMEVADNMPAFQERWHSREVHSCKVFDGAWVFYEHPNYRGRQYLLERGMYRRSTEWGGVQPTVGSIRRVKEH